Below is a window of Paramisgurnus dabryanus chromosome 20, PD_genome_1.1, whole genome shotgun sequence DNA.
CAGCAGCAAAGTTTACAAGGTCTTGATTAAGCAGATTTTAGACAGTAGACGGCATTTCCTTTGGGGTCTAGACACATTACTTTGTAGATAAACAGCCTAAGGAAATGGTGGGCAATTTTGTCACAGGATGAAATAGCCATGGTTAAATTACATTATGAGAACTAAACCCATTCGAGGGCATGAAGTTTAACTAAATTGGAAAACACAGAACATATAAGAgcacaaaaatgcatttaaagtaattaaataaaaaagatattcCAATCTTTATTGCAAAGGTTTGATGGCCACATCTGATGCACTTAGTCCTGGCATGTAACATTATCCACAACTGAGCAGTTTTGTTATGTTCTCTATTTTCTGATAATGAAAAATGGCCAAAGCCTGTTACACATGAGAGAAACAGAAAAGGTCGCCGATATAAATTAATCTCAGGAAGTGATGTCGGTACAGGCAGACAATAATAAAAGGATTTCCACAAGCGACGGCATAAATTACAAGCTCTCAAAAGTATTGTGTGTGGTGCTATCAACTTGAGTTGAAAAGCAATTCTTTCTTTAATGGGATGGGGCATATGGGTGACAGTAAAATTAAGCAATCAGCCGAAGAGCCTTCACAACCTTGTGAATGCAGCTCATTTGCTTTGTGAACTGTTGTTGTGACAGATTATTTTGGCCAGAGTTTGAGTCTCTTGAGTGACACAGTTTTTATTCTTTGACACCCCCTGATCTCATCAGTCGGCTGGGCCAGTTAATCCCAGCCCTGCACTCTGCACAAAGTCCCCATCTATATAGCACATATAATAAAGGTGTCCATTCCTTGCCTGAGCTAGATTTCACTGCCCAGGTTAGGATGTCGTTTCAATAAGATGGTTGCTTCCTTTGGTGAAAGTCGACCCTGACCTCCCTGCTTTCCAGCAGCCTTGTTCTGCATCTGAAAGTGAAatcaggaaatataaaaaaaatgttgtaatTTACTACACATTTTTATCTTATTAACTGATGAATGTCTGAAAAGTCTAATAATTATAACGAAATACGTATTCCATTGTATCTGCAAAAAAAGGTGTTAACGAGCCACAAAGCTACAAAAAGACTAAACAGATGTTTCAGAAACATGATCTTGCTAGATGCGTGAGGATACTGTTAACATAACACCAACAGATGAGCGAGCGAGTAAAAAAAGACTGCTAGAGGTCTAGCAGGAAACAGCATTGGGAAGTGAGAAGTGTTTGTTATGTCTCTGCCATAACCAGGAAACAGCAGacaaaaattaggtcattgtcTTAATTATCCATTCCTGTGTATTCatcaaaaacatgtttaatgaaGGCTATTGAAGACGTCTCATTTTAACTCCAAATCAGCAGGGTGGGTTAATGAGGATTTCCGGAGATCTGAGGATTGAGGTTGCACATGTGCAGTACCTGGGTCTTTTCTACACATGTGTAGAAAGTTGAAACTTCTTTAGAGCAGACTGTGTTGTTAAAGTCGTTCTGTTTCCAACAAGCCATCAGTAATGACATCTCCGTAACACATGTGGCCTCTGTAAACAAAGAGCATGTCATAAGgcatgcatatttaaaaaaaatacgttTTATAATAAAAGACAAACTGTACATGACTACAGACACCTAGATGACCTTGAAGTGAACAATGTGACCTCTCCTGTCCCATTTAGCAAGCATAATTTTAATTCAAGCAAGTTATGTTTAGCCAATCAGAATGCATACTTTACATTGACGTATTTGGAGGACATTTTATCTAAAGTGATTAAAATGGCATTAAAGCGAAGTATGACAATCTGTATTAGATGTTCAGTGAccataatgtaaacaaatatgCTTACACCGTCACTATACAGTTGTATTCAAAGTATTattcacaatttttttacaaatatgcacAAAACAAATACACTTCGTAAATCAGTAAAATAAGGAATTTAAAGTATATCGGCGATCAGACAAATATACTCTTGATACACTTGTCTTACAGTAGGCTAACGTTATATGACCTTTGCGTTGCTAACTCAATGCTCTAACTGTTAGTCTAGATTAGCTACAGGAttgcttgttgtgtatgataaCGGTTAGCACATTAAATCTCTAACCTCCTTTCCTCAATCTGCGGTTGGCGACCTCATTCTTCAGTGCCAGAGGTTTGATGGGTCTCAGCACGGGTCTGCCATGCTGTCTGCTCAAGAGTTTCGCCACCTTCTCTTGAATCAAATTTCCACTCTGCATCGCCATTGCTTATGTTACTATCAAAAACACTCAATCCAAATGATCTAATGTAACTttataacaaaaataatgaGGAAACTCAATAAAACTTCACTGTCGTCTGCTCCTTTACGTCCTTACATGCAAGTCGCCATGTTGGAGCGGAAGCGGAGCGGTGACTAACTGTTGTCATGGTTACAACCGCTGCAAATGTCGTAAAAGTGTCGTGATTTGTGTTTCGTAGGGCCTGTCCAAATCTGCACAAATACCGAGATACCTACAAGGTTCAAAGTTATCAATCATGcgtacataaatatatatatttacacatatcATGTTTACAAATActacatttagaaaaaacattaattagtatGAATAAATTGTGCAATTGTTTGCGTTAGAGTAAAAGTCCTTTTTTGTGAATGcaattcattaaattaattcTCGCACTCATTTTAATTTCCACATTAATTTTGCATTACAGCATCATGTTGCTGTGGTCAATTCATTCTACTTTTTCCAAACCATTTGCAAAGTAAAGGATAGGAAATTGTAAACATCAGGACAGGATGCCTTTGGGTGATGCAGGTTTTCCAGTAAAGGTTTTAACCAGGACACACAGCAGGGTGCGGTGACATTGCAAGACAAGCCGGAACAAATTTAACAAGGAATGAAAAGAAATCCAGTGTTCTTCATAATTAACAACACTGccatagtgttttttttttgtacaattttagAATGAGATTTTTTGTGGATTTGACCAAATTAAACATCAAAAAACAGTGAAGTAAAATACATCCCAAAGCTACACAAGAAGTAGTTGGCCCTCAATTAAATGTGTGTGAAAATAAATTAAGCTTATAATCAAATATTACCTGTAGTCCTTAACTCCCGagcaataaaaacaaacattaattaattgttttcCGTTATCTCCTGCAGTTGTGGTGACTTCGATCAAGCTTTGTTTTTGAAGGGTGATAGATTTTGACAGATTAAGATAAGGTTGGCTGGTTGTAAATCATGCAATAGTGATACAGATTTGTACTCAGCACATTTTTTCAGTAGAAAGGTTTTTGCGTACTGTAAATATTCATTGTCAAATTATGACAACATATGACAGCCAGTGAACATAAAAATAAGGGTGTATCAGGCTACACAATCTTTTATCGTAGTGAGTGAAGCAACATAGTGGTATGAAATCTTATATTCTGACAAATTTTCCCATTATTTCTCCCCACAGGTTTCCTTAGGAGGTCCATGCATTCCACTGCATAAAAGCTAAACTCAGATCTGCTTTGGTATTCTGACTTTGTTCCTGCATGTTATAAGGGGACGCTGTGTAAAAGCCAGCTGGAACAAATATTAGAATCATAAGCTGTCTTttgcactttgttcaaatgtttAGATTAGGGAAGTGTTCTGGGAATGTTCAGGATTATAAGTGAAGTAAATGTACCGTTCAAAAAATGTAcagcctttaaagttgtccaaattaagtccttaaCAACACATGTTAGTAATGATAAATACACTTTGATATATTTACCGTAGCAAATTtctaaaatatcttcatgaaacataATTTTAATATCCTCATGattttgacataaaaaaaatctataattttgacccttACACTGTATTGTTTGCTACAATAATGtgttattgctacaaatatacctatACGACTTATAACTGCAGTCCAGGATTACAATGTATAGTGAAATACATGAAAATAGCAATCATATGATTATAATGAAATTGAATTGTGGCATGGGAAATGTAAGTTTAACTCTGAGCTAAGAATTGAGTTGTTTTTGTCTGTAATTGTTTTTGATGGGCCAGCAGAATCTGTTGACATGGACAATACTAAAGAGACAAAGATGTCTCTCCCTGATCTCTGACCTTCCCTGCTTCTGTTTGCTTGACTGAACTCAAGTCAATGGCGTGTACACAGAAAGTTTGTTCCAAGACTTTTTCTTCCTTTTGGTGAGACTGCATTCTTTAAGCTCACAAATCATTCACTTAAACAATTAATTTCAAGCTTTATTCAGCAACCCTGCCAAAGCTGATTTTTAAGCACTAAGTCTGGGCTATTGGTCAATGGACACGCTTTGTGCATTTGCTCTTTCATAAGTTATTTTAGAGAAATATCTTCCTTAATTTATATGCTTTCAATTTAACTGAAatcaatataataaaataactttattatatatttgtatagtAGATGTCCTAGGCTCATCTGTTTGTCTCCAATGGACTGCATACACTGCACAAACAAACCAAACCAGCCAGAGGTCATGACATTTTCCTGCCTCATTGTCTCACAGGGTTACAGAGGGTTTGTGACCCAAACTGCTCCATAAAGTGACCCTTCAAGAATGCATCTCTTTTTCCTCACATGATCCCTGTTACAATCTAGGTTAAGGCACTTGTTAAAACACATCAGAATAGATGTATGAATTACATTATTTAAGTGATTTCCAAGTCTATACACAAGTTATGCTTTACATTAGTGGTTCTCAATCCTGGTGACCACAGCACTGCACTTTATTGCAAAGTAGAACACAAGTCTGAACTATATAACTCCCAACTATAGTATGTAAAAATCAGAATGAAACATTGGAAATTTCTTTTGCATGGTTGAACTGCACTTAAGTAAATTAGTTTTATGTTTGTTGTTAGTACATcatggctttaaaaaaaatacaggtaaaataaatgtaatcttTTAAAAGCCTTTGACTGAACTGCagttctttggggaaccaaataTGGTTCTTTTATGGCATCATTGTAAAGAAGCTATTGTATCACGCttattttttaagaatgtaGCTAAGTAAACAAAAGGGTCACATGACAATGAAAGCATGGTCTGGAATGTATGCTGCACTTATACATACTGTTATAAAGAGACTATCTATTTTTTCTAATGCTTTATGAACAGTATGCAGTATATCATGATTTCTGATGCAGGGCAGGGTTAAAAACACTGCTCTAAAATCAAACCATAAAGGACAATGttatatattataacaaatgtgacattggaccacaaaaccagtcttagcacgggtatatttgtagcaatagccaacaatacattgtacgAGTCAAAATTATTgctttttcttttatgccaaaatgcGGATggagttgctaaggacttcatttgggcAACTTTAATgtcgattttctcaatattttgattttttgcacccacagattccagatttttagTTGTATCACTTCCAAacattgtcctatcctaacaaatcaatggaaagctgtttttttaactttcaactttcagatgatgtatttgttataatgtataattttttttactcttaTTCAATTGAATTCAATTCAATAtaacgcttttcacaattgtttaattgttttaaagcagctttacattagtAAATACaggagaaaacacacacacacacaaaaaaaatcaatggaCAACtatgctaagttaagccaatgtcaggggttgaaaaaaactcctaggagaaaaaaactctCAGCTTTTTTTAGTTAGGAGGAAAAAGTAGGAGGAAAAATACCCTTGAGAAAGAGCCATGCATAGCTGATTCTAGATACTATATgggaattaaaacatttaaatatatatatttatatattatattgtccAGGGACacatataatgttttttttttttactgaatttAGTGATTACTATGCTGCCCTCCAAAAGCTAAGTGCAGTAAATATGCAAACACTAAAAGAGAAAAATGCCCTTTTTCACCAGCCAGTCAAACATGTTATTGCAATTTTGGCACACGCATTTCTCTGaaatgggacaaaattgaaccaggagactttgtcacaagcCCATTTAAACCCTTTACTCATTTTTGACCAAAtgcgtagttactgcgctttgTGTGGCAGTATGGTTACTGTGGTTATCAAACTATAGACATTTCCTAGATACACTGTAACAAATTTCTGTAGTTTTCACAGCATTATTACTGTAAAAttaacaaatccttattttagaacatttatataattaaatatgaATTGCTCATTCCAAGTTTAGGCTGGGTTCAATGGTTCTGTAACACTAAAATGATTCaaaggtttaatattttatcCTTACTCTGTATAAGGGAAAGTAGAATTAACACTTTGAGGATTTAAAAGTGACAAAAGATTACTAAAGTTAACAATaacagaaaacaatacatttctgCTTTAtagaatttaaattaaaaaactcTGTGACCCAAATGTAGAACAGTTAAAGTAGGTCTGATAATAATTTGATCTTGCtttcttatttatttaaattttctaAATCATTAACATTTCTCCTAATCCTCTTGATGATCGTGTCTGAGTCTTCTTGCATACTGTTAATTTTATATAATCTGATATAATATATTTCTCTCCACTCAATTTAATCAAAGCAATCTCATGAATATGATCTTCTCATTAAGTTTTTTATTGTTCGGTGTAAGTCTGTTATGATAATGAAAGAAGTCCCAGAGGAGAGCAGAAGCTCCCTGAGCGTATGAGAATGATGAATGTTTGATGAGATGTCatggtgtgtgtgttttttttagatGGCACATAATGTAGCTCTGATAGACACTAGGGATTTTTCTGCTGAACCCCTGCAGAACAACCATGACACCCCATCTGCCAAACACAGAACATTCAGAGGCGTTGCTCAGTGATGAATACTGGTTATTACTGTAGAAGATTATTGTGCTACTCTACAATgctacataaaaaatattttttctcacTTGCCAGGACACCTTGTTGGCTTATGGAAGTATTTTCGCAGTGCTTAATTTTACACGTATATGGTAGACAACATCAGGCAATATTTCAATACAGGGCGAGAAGAAATTAGGGGTATTCGTCCATTGGGAATATGAATgaaaatgtgtatgtgtgtgtgagagagagagagagagagagagagagagagagagagagagagacagagagagagacagagagagagagagagagagagagagagagagagagacagagagagagacagagagagagagacagagagagaccaACCGACAGAAGAGAAAAGAGGGGAGCAGAGAGGAGGAAAGACAAAGTCTGGTCCCTGGGAGAACTGTCTGGAATTGATTAATGCAAGGCAGATCCATTAGCTAATGAAGTCTGTCTGATCAACAATGCATCCTGTAAAGCAATGACCCCATCTCTACCATGCATCTTCTGACTTATTCCTCTGCAAGACTGCGATTCTCTTGCATCATTGGTATTATGTATAATGTATCATTTAATAATTCCTATTCAGCCTTGAGTACTTTTCCATGTTGACATCAGTTTAAACAAGCTAGTCTTGTCACTGTGCCCATGACAGCTATTCCCATTAAATAGAATATACATACCGAACGTCTAGAAAAGAAAATGAATCTAGCAGTTTTATCAGAGCTTGACACATTGTGAGATAAATCTTTCCATGAAGTTGTCCCTATACACTTTAAATATTATTTGCTTCCTTAAattgtcatttcaacttactattatatCTTACTATTATctagttgttataactacagatgagttgttataacttataaaatatagttgaaaaaagtaaactttatttgataagttataacaactcatctctagtcaagattaataatagtaagttaaaatgacttgtaaatctgagttgattttttacagtgcatataatgttgaacaagttggtatttctagccaaaacactgaaatttaaacatggtctttGTGTTGTTATGTATATCgcgcgtctctgtctgattattgtttccgttttcttgttcttgacgttcgctgattTTGGGGTTTATATTATAAACacccgcttcagtgcagtatagccacagagctCTAACAGTCCAAATAAGTACAGGTTAGGTGAACTAGAGATGCAAAATTGTCCTTCCCAAACCTGTTTGTAGACTAACCGGTTCTTACCATGGATGCAGGAATGGTGttgattaataaattattaacatGTATTAGGTGGATAACAATGGAATTCTATGAGTAAGAAAGTTcaaaaatgttaaattaaattaaattatttatatataaaagtaGCCACTTTTGCATACAAGCTGCTTCTCCTTTATTATCTGTATTCTGTAACATGACATATGTCAGCTTTATACATCACGGCCTTGCAAAATTAACATTTCATTTTGGTTTACCACTCTGTGTAGTCAACCACAATATCAGTTTTTTCAGGCCTGTCAAACTCAAAGCTAACCTGCAGAGGCGTCATGGCCACCAACTGACCCAAATGGATTTTCAATGCAACTTCAAAATCAAcgaagcgtccattaatctgttatttgacttttaatctgtttaatttgcacaatattatcaattctgtgctgcatccttgtcacttttcggagattttcgccgttttgatagtgttttgatcatgttactttattctggcggcaggcgctgcagaCAGCGCAGTCGCATACGTCATTAGCTctgagcgcgctcacgagctctttgctgttgctgctgcattttgctatctgaggaattaaaacgtgtaaacgctcacaacatttccaaaccccagtacggtaatgtgcagttaacctcttctgtgtagaaaatgtatggtttatgTGACAgtctcgacgttatattagtagattgctagattcatcttggtacaacgccaaagttcgccagagttcacgggggcgcggaaatcacacatgttcacatatgaggtaaaatttgatgcaatatgcgttcctctaataattttatctacaatttttttaaaccaatcacgtggctatagcttatgtcattttcgttgttacTTTATAATtttaggataatgcagttgttgtgcaaaatgcattaatgacacaattaaacaagtaatttattaaaacttaaattaaagCCGTACATCAGATCTGTGAGTTTTGGTAGATAATGTGACCTCATACCGCCCCCTGCTGCTACAAACTTAACAACAGGAACATACGTATGTGTTTATTGGTATCAttcctactgaaaaatccagctaagaccagtataaactggtagctggttttagctagtTTGAGGTGGCACTAGCTGGTTTatgctggtcctcccagcctgacaAAGCTGGTCATGCTGGTGGGCCacctggtcttccagcctgaccagctaagtccagctagaccagcttgctacaccagcaaaaccagctaaaaccaagctgggagaccagctaaaaccagcttatgctggtcttagctggatttttcagtagggatgaTATGAATTCTGATATGAACAGTAGTTTATTGGAAGAAAAACCTGTTTTTGTGGGAGGGTTATTTTGGGACTAACTGTTTTTTGTGGTTGTGAGTGTTGTATTGTCTTTGTGATTTGTTTTTCTTATAAATTGCTATTTATTCAAATAAGTGTTGCTGCCCTCTGCTGATGGAATACACTGAATCTAATGTTATATTCCTAAGTCATGATGGGACAGTGAGTGCccacagtaaaaaaaatagttactgATTAGTATTACTATCAATAATATACCTAAATGTAGATAATATTTTTAACCTATGTGACCCTGAATCCAGGCAAAAGTCTCATTTATAGGGAGATTTGGAGCACCAAAGTTTGATTCAATCGTTCATTTCAATATTTCACATGGCCTTTCttagtcagtattaaagatatcaaggttatattttcacagaatttttcttacattatGTAGGTTGAGTTTATGTAGAAAAaagtaaatcacaaagaaattacTTTATGAAATGAATTAAATGAATTTAGCTCTAATTTCAAACCAGTATTGTATTCTTTAATAAGCAGAAATTCAAGCGTCTAGTCACTAGTCCCCAACCATCCACCTTCATtatatgaagaaaaaaaaaatctgctagcatttttttgtgttcagcagcacatagtttaataaatgataaatgaaGTTTAATTTCTGTgtgtactatccctttaaatgcattatCACCACTGATCCCTGCCACAGTCCTGCTAATATCTTGATAAATAAAATGCAGCTTGACTGCCTGGTTCAACAAACAGTGTTTATTATTGATGCCATGCAATATCCAAGAGAGACGGGGTATGAGATATCAGGTTATGAGTGTTTTCCTCAGGCTATTTGTCAACTGATGAGCTTTGAGCAGCTTTAGGATTTAGTGTGTCTTGTGAGAAGGGAGGGACGGAGACGGAGCAGCAAGAATAGCTACTGGGAGAGCAGAGCGCAGGGGTGGGGAGAGCAGCATCGTCGAGCGAGACGCAGAAATAATAGTGCATGTGAATTAGCCAAAGTGGATGCGGCGGCGTCACTGACAGGCACAGAGTGAAAGTGAGAGAGTGAATGACAGAGAGGCACTGGAGAAATACGCATGTGTGAGGAGCAGAGGAGGCACGGCTGCTGTATTGACTTCAGGCATTTTTATGTTACACATTCAGCCTCGAGAACGGCTGCTTCTTTGACCATAAACACGTGCACAGAGTCACAGCATCTGCAGAGAGACACGCAGACACCGAGAGGCATCTGATCCAGTGGACCTGTGGTCATGGCAGAAATAGGTGAGTGTTTAAAACCTTTTTCTTTTAATCCTCTCTATGCTTTTGCATGAGACAGTCTGCTACACATTTACAGCCATGTGAGGATACTGCTACAAGTTTTAAACACAGGAAGGTAAAATAAATTCAAGGCGTAACTTTGTGCTTGCCGCTAAACCATCTTGCCTTTTCTTTAAGGTCACCGTTTTATAGATTCTTAGCAATTGTTATTATCCACCCCATGTGGGTTGAACCCTCATTGTTAAAGGTACATCCTCAGTATGTGGGTGTTGATGAGGGCATGCTGGGATCCAGACACCCTTTTGGAGTTAATGAGAACCCCTGGGTATCCTCAACCCCGCCCAGCTCTCATTTGCACTGCTGATTTATTCATATAAGATATTGGACTTATATGAGATGTCCACTGTGAATGTGATTGGATCATAGTGTGGGGAATAAAGTGGTATGGTTGTATATGATGGCCCCCCTCTATGTCTATTTTCACCCTGCTTACCAGGGATTATCAGGGTGATTACTTACAGCGATTACTCCTCCTATGCACAAGGACTGTGCGTATTGTGCAAAAACTACGTGATGTTTAATGTGGTGTTGTATAAAGGTCAATGACGTATAAGGATTTTCAACAGACTAatattataatacaaaaaatcagtttgaactgtttaaacattaaaaatgttATGCGATTGTAGTGATTTCTCATCTAGATAAATTGGCTGTtgccttaaaaaatttaatgcGACCATGATTTAtcttaaaatgtattcatttcCTTAACAtgcttaacatttttttttacaagtttTCAGTAATCTGAGTGTTTAGAAACAAAGGGGTGGCAGGGCTTAAGTCTTGTCCCAGACTAAACTGCATATTTGAACTGAAAACATATTGCAAtgacataacttaaaaatatatcaatgccattgttttgtctcaggaTGCACACCACTAGTAATGTTTATTGttacactgttagatgtcgctgtagatttagcagcactgtactgtaaaaatccacagtactatactgtatgtgtacattacagtacagtactgcagttaataatgcattctgggtaaatttgtttgagcgggaaaattttacagtatattttggtcttgatgtaaccttgctgtagccattgctgtaatgtgccaggtgtacttgcaataatcagagaaagtgcgccaacgtcaaatcacacagacagagggagagcacaactcttggctgcagctgaaggaggacgattgatttctgtcagttcggtaagtttgaaatatttctgtttcgtgaaaacttaatttttagtttaagaatgttgtcaatagtttgtcacaatattgttttaaacgtgcaatgagagagaaaaacggtcgccaacaaagtttcaatctccctcagaaagtaagctcacgttacacacagatgtctaccgctgctttaactcgctttacaccttttttaatgaatatagggttgttttaactaaattatgacggtttggtgagtttatattgtgttgaaagtgtggtgacaatgaaactatttttaacgaaatggacaaagaccaCCCGCCAGTGCGatcttgcggtcccagcataatggtcgtttatctcggcgtttcatccgttcagttagcgtcagagaaaagtattaagttcgactgtttggcaaggctgactcgtggttgtaaacagatAGGACTTGACACCCCGTACACAGCATAGTACCGGACtactccacagaagtgaaaacaagaaacctcatatttaactggatacatgcatcgaactcatcgcagctttaacttcgaccaaatataattcagacctgggctcatcttaatgtcagatgaacgaaagggattgccgcgcttattgttgttgttattatattacggtatatcagaaaaagcagagaatatcttctcttaagcgttttacacgcccagtaagttgtccaatacatttttatggcatattgtttccaccacttcagatgcattacacgctgtatatataagtttccaaaacacatcaaatcaatgcacgaaaagagaatgggctccgcatttacgtaactttgtcttctcgtctctgtcatctgatccttctcatctctggatgtaaaatagtccattataacatcgtgtaggaaactggcatcaccaggattgctcagatttaggcgatcatgtttatctttaaagtgagcagctagctactaacttgttaaaaaactttgcgtgaaata
It encodes the following:
- the chchd1 gene encoding small ribosomal subunit protein mS37, translated to MAMQSGNLIQEKVAKLLSRQHGRPVLRPIKPLALKNEVANRRLRKGEATCVTEMSLLMACWKQNDFNNTVCSKEVSTFYTCVEKTQMQNKAAGKQGGQGRLSPKEATILLKRHPNLGSEI